Proteins encoded in a region of the Streptomyces akebiae genome:
- a CDS encoding DMT family protein, protein MNATFVAVALSLVSAVAYAAAAVAQERLASRSAGAGVRRMLASGAWWSSVALNAGAALLHVVALKYGPLTVVQPLGALTLVAAVPLGARVAGRRVTRAEWRGTALTLAGLAAILVVASGSAPDDVLSLPEAVAVAGATVALVGLLSRPGAKPGLRHAGASGMASGVASALTQTVTVAATDTSGSLLDMEVVVVALLVAAFAVGGLMLSQTAYQGGLGAPLAVVTLSNPLAAALIGLSLLGEGLRGGAAGALLAAAGAVVAARGVVLLTRVTPEAGVRPMDPARLPGPAPAEDDHPVAAVLALEPRRAPTEPSLLPRRPGSPAPGHLTPL, encoded by the coding sequence ATGAACGCCACCTTCGTCGCCGTCGCCCTGTCACTCGTCTCCGCCGTCGCCTACGCGGCTGCCGCCGTGGCCCAGGAACGGCTCGCCTCGCGCAGCGCCGGCGCGGGAGTACGGCGGATGCTCGCCAGCGGTGCCTGGTGGAGTTCGGTCGCGCTCAACGCGGGCGCCGCGCTGCTGCACGTAGTCGCCCTCAAGTACGGCCCCCTCACGGTGGTGCAGCCGCTGGGCGCGCTCACGCTCGTGGCCGCGGTGCCGCTGGGCGCGCGGGTTGCCGGACGCCGGGTCACCCGGGCGGAGTGGCGGGGCACCGCGCTCACGCTGGCCGGTCTCGCCGCGATCCTGGTCGTCGCGTCCGGGTCCGCCCCGGACGACGTGCTGAGTCTTCCGGAGGCCGTCGCCGTGGCCGGCGCGACCGTCGCCCTGGTCGGCCTGCTCTCGCGGCCCGGCGCCAAGCCCGGACTGCGCCACGCCGGCGCTTCCGGCATGGCCTCGGGTGTCGCCTCCGCGCTCACCCAGACCGTCACGGTCGCCGCGACGGACACCTCGGGGTCCCTCCTCGACATGGAGGTCGTGGTGGTGGCCCTGCTGGTCGCCGCGTTCGCCGTGGGCGGGCTGATGCTCTCCCAGACCGCGTACCAAGGGGGTCTGGGCGCTCCTCTCGCGGTCGTGACCCTGTCGAACCCGCTGGCCGCCGCCTTGATCGGCCTCTCCCTCCTCGGGGAGGGCCTGCGGGGCGGGGCGGCGGGGGCGCTGCTCGCGGCGGCGGGGGCCGTGGTGGCGGCGCGGGGTGTGGTGCTGCTGACCCGGGTGACGCCGGAGGCCGGTGTCCGGCCGATGGACCCGGCCCGGCTCCCGGGTCCCGCCCCGGCGGAGGACGACCACCCCGTGGCGGCCGTCCTCGCCCTCGAACCTCGCCGGGCCCCTACGGAGCCGTCGTTGCTGCCTCGCCGACCGGGCTCCCCGGCGCCCGGACACCTCACCCCGCTCTGA
- a CDS encoding phosphocholine-specific phospholipase C — protein MPEVNRRRFLQVAGATTAFSALSASIERAAALPAHHRSGTIEDVEHIVVLMQENRSFDHYFGSLRGVRGFGDPHPVTLDNGKSVWHQSDGTKDVLPFHPEADDLGMQFLEGLPHGWPDGHAAYHGGKYDRWVPAKGTTTMAYLTREDIPFHYALADTFTVCDAYHCSFIGSTDPNRYYMWTGYTGNDGKGGGPVLGNDEVGYDWTTYPERLEAAGISWKIYQDIGDGLDAAGSWGWIADAYRGNYGDNSLLYFNRYRNAKPGDPWYDKARTGTNAKAGDGYFDRLRADVKAGKLPQISWIAAPEAFSEHSNWPSNYGAWYISQVLDALTSNPAVWAKTALFITYDENDGFFDHLVPPLPPRDASDGKSTVEVGPDLFAGSPTHVAGPYGLGPRVPMLVVSPWSKGGYVCSETLDHTSILRFMERRFGVREPNISPWRRAVCGDLTSAFDFSRKDSRPAALPGTDAYEPQDRERHPDYRPTVPADPSMPRQERGLRPARPLKYAPRVDGSADPKAGTLTLTFASGGRAGAAFLVTSGNRTDGPWTYTTEAGRAVSDTWDSAASGGSYDLTVHGPNGFLRVFEGPGKTRGPEVTARYVGDDVELTFTNRGSAAVSLKVVSAYGGRSRTVRVRAGATVRQVVDLRSSRRWYDLTVTGEGGFLRRFAGHVENGRAGVSDPALGRR, from the coding sequence ATGCCTGAAGTCAACCGGCGGCGATTCCTCCAGGTCGCGGGCGCCACAACGGCGTTCAGCGCACTGTCGGCCAGTATCGAGCGGGCCGCGGCGCTGCCCGCGCACCACCGTTCCGGCACGATCGAGGATGTCGAGCACATCGTCGTCCTCATGCAGGAGAACCGGTCCTTCGACCACTACTTCGGCTCACTGAGAGGCGTACGGGGCTTCGGCGACCCGCATCCGGTGACGCTGGACAACGGGAAGAGCGTGTGGCACCAGTCGGACGGCACGAAGGACGTGCTGCCGTTCCACCCCGAGGCCGACGATCTCGGCATGCAGTTCCTGGAGGGGCTGCCGCACGGCTGGCCGGACGGGCACGCCGCGTACCACGGCGGCAAGTACGACAGGTGGGTGCCGGCCAAGGGCACCACGACGATGGCGTACCTGACGCGTGAGGACATCCCGTTCCACTACGCCCTCGCCGACACGTTCACCGTGTGCGACGCCTACCACTGCTCGTTCATCGGCTCGACGGACCCCAACCGCTACTACATGTGGACGGGGTACACGGGCAACGACGGCAAGGGCGGCGGCCCCGTCCTCGGCAACGACGAGGTCGGCTACGACTGGACCACCTACCCCGAGCGCCTCGAAGCGGCCGGGATCTCCTGGAAGATCTACCAGGACATCGGCGACGGCCTGGACGCGGCCGGCTCCTGGGGCTGGATAGCCGACGCCTACCGGGGCAACTACGGCGACAACTCGCTGCTCTACTTCAACAGGTACCGGAACGCCAAGCCCGGCGACCCCTGGTACGACAAGGCCCGCACCGGGACGAACGCCAAGGCCGGCGACGGCTACTTCGACCGGCTGCGGGCCGACGTCAAGGCGGGGAAGCTCCCGCAGATCTCCTGGATCGCCGCGCCCGAGGCGTTCTCCGAGCACTCCAACTGGCCCTCGAACTACGGCGCCTGGTACATCTCCCAGGTTCTCGACGCGCTCACCTCCAACCCGGCCGTCTGGGCGAAGACCGCGCTGTTCATCACGTACGACGAGAACGACGGCTTCTTCGACCACCTCGTGCCCCCGCTGCCGCCGCGCGACGCGTCCGACGGCAAGTCCACGGTGGAGGTCGGCCCGGACCTCTTCGCGGGCAGCCCGACCCATGTCGCCGGTCCGTACGGGCTCGGGCCGCGCGTGCCGATGCTGGTCGTCTCCCCCTGGAGCAAGGGCGGTTACGTCTGCTCGGAGACCCTCGACCACACCTCGATCCTGCGGTTCATGGAGCGGCGGTTCGGGGTGCGCGAGCCCAACATCTCGCCGTGGCGGCGGGCCGTCTGCGGTGACCTGACCTCGGCGTTCGACTTCTCCCGCAAGGACAGCCGGCCCGCCGCGCTGCCGGGCACCGACGCGTACGAGCCGCAGGACCGGGAACGGCACCCCGACTACCGGCCGACCGTGCCGGCGGACCCGAGCATGCCGAGGCAGGAACGGGGGCTGCGCCCCGCCCGGCCGCTCAAGTACGCGCCCCGGGTGGACGGTTCGGCCGACCCGAAGGCCGGAACCCTCACCCTCACGTTCGCCTCCGGCGGCAGGGCGGGTGCGGCGTTCCTCGTCACCTCGGGCAACCGTACGGACGGGCCGTGGACGTACACCACGGAGGCGGGCCGGGCCGTGTCGGACACCTGGGACTCCGCGGCCTCCGGTGGCTCGTACGACCTGACGGTGCACGGGCCGAACGGCTTCCTGCGGGTCTTCGAGGGGCCGGGGAAGACGCGTGGACCGGAGGTCACCGCGCGGTACGTCGGTGACGACGTGGAGCTGACCTTCACCAACAGGGGCTCCGCGGCGGTCAGCCTGAAGGTTGTCAGCGCGTACGGCGGCCGGTCCCGTACGGTCCGGGTGCGGGCCGGGGCGACCGTCCGGCAGGTCGTTGACCTGCGGTCCAGCCGCCGCTGGTACGACCTGACGGTCACCGGCGAGGGGGGGTTCCTCCGGAGGTTCGCCGGACACGTGGAGAACGGGCGGGCCGGGGTGAGCGATCCGGCGCTGGGGCGGCGGTAG